Proteins encoded in a region of the Candidozyma auris chromosome 7, complete sequence genome:
- the CCT3 gene encoding chaperonin-containing T-complex subunit CCT3 produces the protein MQAPVVYLNANTERQSGRQAQVSNITAAKAVADIIRTCLGPKAMLKMLLDPMGGIVLTNDGHAILREIDVSHPAAKSMIELSRTQDEEVGDGTTTVIILAGEILAQTFPYIEKNLHPVVIIQALKQALSDALEIIHSVSVPVDTENDEAMIKLIKASIGTKYVHKWSEKMCQLALQAVRTVKVEQGDYKEIDTKRYVRVEKIPGGEVTDSEVLDGILLNKDVTHPKMKRHIENPRVILLDCPLEYKKGESQTNIEITKEEDWNRILQIEEEQVKLLCDQLLEFKPDVVITEKGVSDLAQHYLLKGGVTALRRVKKSDNNRIARATGATIVNRVEDLKESDVGVKCGLFKVELIGDEYYTYLIKCKDPRSCSVLLRGASKDILNEIDRNLEDAMAVARNVMFEASLSPGGGATEMAVSVKLAEKAKSIEGVAQWPYQAVADAFEIIPRTLVQNCGGNPIRVLSQLRAKHAEGQHTFGIDGENGKVVDMNEYGIWEPEVIKQQSIKTAVESACLLLRVDDIVSGVRQQSQ, from the coding sequence ATGCAAGCTCCAGTGGTATACTTGAACGCTAATACCGAGAGACAGTCGGGCCGCCAGGCGCAGGTGCTGAACATCACAGCAGCAAAGGCTGTGGCAGATATCATCAGAACATGTCTCGGGCCAAAGGCGATGCtcaagatgttgttggACCCAATGGGAGGAATCGTGCTTACCAACGATGGGCACGCTATTTTGCGTGAGATCGACGTGTCTCATCCAGCAGCAAAGTCTATGATTGAGCTAAGTAGGACACAGGACGAAGAGGTGGGAGATGGAACCACCACAGTGATCATCTTGGCTGGTGAGATCTTGGCCCAGACGTTTCCTTAcattgagaagaacttgcACCCGGTGGTGATTATTCAGGCTTTGAAGCAGGCATTGAGTGATGCTTTGGAGATCATCCACTCTGTCTCCGTGCCTGTGGACACAGAAAACGACGAGGCCATGATaaaattgatcaaggctTCCATTGGCACGAAATACGTGCACAAGTGGTCGGAGAAGATGTGCCAGTTGGCGTTGCAGGCAGTGAGAACAGTCAAAGTTGAGCAGGGGGACTACAAAGAGATCGACACTAAAAGGTACGTTCGTGTCGAGAAGATCCCAGGTGGTGAAGTCACAGACAGTGAGGTGTTGGATGGCATCTTGTTGAATAAAGACGTCACCCACCCTAAAATGAAGAGACACATCGAGAACCCTCGTGTTATACTTTTGGACTGCCCATTAGAGTATAAGAAGGGAGAGTCGCAGACCAACATCGAAAtcacaaaagaagaggactGGAACAGGATCTTGCAGATCGAGGAGGAACAAGTCAAGTTGCTCTGTGACCAGCTCTTGGAATTCAAGCCAGACGTTGTCATCACAGAAAAGGGCGTTTCCGATTTGGCCCAGCACTACTTGTTGAAAGGTGGTGTGACCGCATTGAGAAGAGTCAAGAAGTCAGATAACAACAGAATCGCCCGTGCAACTGGTGCCACTATTGTGAACCGTGTCGAAGACTTAAAGGAATCTGACGTTGGTGTCAAGTGTGGCCTTTTCAAGGTCGAGCTCATCGGTGACGAATATTACACCTACTTGATCAAATGTAAAGACCCACGCTCGTGCTCTGTGTTGTTGAGAGGCGCATCAAAGGATATCTTAAACGAGATCGACAGAAACCTCGAGGACGCCATGGCTGTGGCGCGTAATGTCATGTTCGAGGCTTCCTTGTCGCCAGGAGGAGGTGCTACTGAAATGGCAGTAAGTGTGAAACTTGCAGAGAAAGCCAAGTCCATCGAAGGTGTTGCTCAGTGGCCGTACCAGGCTGTTGCTGATGCCTTTGAGATTATACCCAGAACATTGGTGCAGAACTGCGGTGGTAACCCTATCCGTGTGTTGTCACAATTGAGAGCCAAACATGCCGAGGGCCAGCACACGTTTGGCATTGATGGAGAGAACGGCAAAGTTGTTGATATGAACGAGTACGGTATTTGGGAGCCTGAGGTGATCAAGCAGCAATCGATTAAGACCGCTGTGGAGAGTGCTTGTCTTTTGTTGAGAGTGGATGATATTGTCAGCGGCGTTCGTCAGCAGCTGCAGTAG
- a CDS encoding TFIIH complex serine/threonine-protein kinase subunit KIN28, protein MSTTTTRTKTKRESVRKYSKDKKVGEGTYAVVYVGKSVDTGREIAIKEIKTGLFKDGLDMSALREVKYLQEVRHKNVIELIDVFMSSDKNLNLVLEFLPCDLEVLIKDHSVVFKSSDIKSWLLMTLRGVHHCHRNFILHRDLKPNNLLLAPDGQLKIADFGLARAFGNPNEDLTSNVVTRWYRAPELLFGAKHYTGAVDVWSVGIIFAELMLRTPYLPGKDDTDQLDVTFKALGTPTEQTWPNVSSLPLYNALRVYPPPSRQELRNRFSAATEKALDLMISMTQLDPARRCTSTQALMHEYFTEIPMATDPEDLPTKGGKAASGEKKRRLN, encoded by the coding sequence ATGTCGACAACAACTACACGAACAAAGACAAAGCGTGAGCTGGTAAGAAAGTACTCGAAGGACAAAaaggttggtgaaggtaCTTATGCGGTGGTTTACGTGGGGAAGTCCGTGGACACGGGACGGGAAATAgccatcaaggagatcaagaCAGGCCTTTTTAAAGACGGTCTCGACATGCTGGCGCTTCGAGAAGTAAAGTATTTGCAAGAGGTTCGTCACAAGAACGTCATCGAGCTTATAGACGTCTTTATGTCGCTGGacaagaacttgaacttggTGCTTGAATTCTTGCCGTGTGATTTGGAAGTGCTCATCAAGGACCACAGTGTGGTGTTCAAGTCGTCGGATATCAAGCTGTGGCTTCTTATGACGCTAAGGGGAGTTCACCATTGTCATCGAAACTTCATCTTGCATCGAGACTTGAAACCCAATAACCTTTTGTTGGCGCCCGATGGGCAATTGAAGATTGCAGATTTTGGGTTGGCTAGGGCGTTTGGCAACCCAAACGAAGATCTCACGTCAAACGTGGTCACAAGGTGGTATAGAGCACCAGAGCTCTTGTTTGGCGCCAAACATTACACTGGTGCTGTGGACGTGTGGTCGGTAGGCATAATCTTTGCTGAACTCATGCTCAGGACGCCGTATCTTCCAGGAAAGGACGATACAGACCAGCTAGATGTCACCTTCAAGGCCTTGGGCACCCCCACAGAACAAACGTGGCCTAACGTGTCCAGCTTGCCCCTCTATAACGCCTTGAGGGTGTATCCTCCTCCCTCGAGACAGGAGCTACGGAATAGATTCAGTGCTGCTACTGAAAAAGCCCTAGATTTGATGATCTCCATGACCCAGCTAGACCCTGCCAGACGTTGTACGCTGACACAGGCTCTCATGCATGAATACTTCACAGAAATTCCAATGGCTACAGACCCTGAAGATCTTCCAACTAAGGGCGGGAAGGCGGCATCTGGTGAGAAGAAGCGCCGTTTGAACTGA
- the VTC4 gene encoding Vtc4p, with the protein MKFGEHLRKALIKNYSFYYIDYDDLKHQLKKHLKENDYEWTDEFEEQFVSALEAELDKVYSFTKVKNTEVNRRIEQAEKYVHEVVDALQSQNPKTKKPSEQDFEDLEEDLSDIIADVHDLAKFTRLNYTGFQKILKKHDKTTSYSLKPIFQVRLNAKPFFKDNYDKLIVKLSKLYDLVRTRGNPVKGDASAGGSQQNFVRQTTKYWVHPDNITELKLIILKHLPVLVFNAEKEFEPEDSAITSIYFDNKDMDLYYGRLRKDEGAEAIRLRWYGGMKSDQIFVERKTHREDWTGEKSVKARFALKEKNVNAFLRGEYTATQAFEKMRNEGKKSQKEIDNLEQLAKEVQYSILKHKYRPVMRSFYNRTAFQLPGDARVRISLDTELCMVREDNFDGYDRTHGNWRRMDIGVDWPFSQLPERDICRFPYAVLEVKLQTQLGQEPPIWVRDLVASHLVEAVPKYSKFIHGGATLLTDRVNLLPFWWPQMDVDIRKPRVQQGYGISRQQQRQKSSSSGGELDEEEMLSEEIHRYSSVHFSNDTNPLEEDLDELSPLLLPASYSGRSNSPVSNFFRKLYAKFLHVFNDDRTFTIKPGTDFDINSTFASKLPKGKKICVPIRIEPKVYFAAERTFLSWLSIGMILGATATTLLNYGDKSSLVAAVGFFITALFTLSYSIYKYVARTLAIREKKITQYADKFGPNMICLFIAAATFSTFLFKFTEA; encoded by the coding sequence ATGAAGTTTGGAGAGCACTTGCGCAAGGCGCTCATCAAAAACTACCTGTTTTACTACATTGACTACGATGACCTCAAACAtcagttgaagaagcacttgaaggagaatgaCTATGAGTGGACCGACGAATTCGAGGAGCAGTTTGTCTCTGCGTTGGAGGCAGAGTTGGACAAAGTGTACTCGTTTACAAAAGTGAAAAACACAGAGGTCAACCGCAGAATTGAACAGGCAGAGAAGTACGTTCATGAGGTTGTGGATGCGTTGCAGAGCCAAAACCCCAAGACAAAGAAGCCGCTGGAGCAGGACTTCGAAGACTTGGAAGAGGATCTATCGGATATCATTGCAGATGTGCACGATTTGGCCAAATTCACCAGGCTCAATTACACAGGTTTCcaaaagatcttgaagaagcatgaCAAGACAACGTCGTACAGCTTGAAGCCCATTTTCCAGGTTCGTTTGAACGCCAAGCCGtttttcaaggacaacTACGACAAGCTCATTGTGAAATTGTCGAAGTTGTATGATTTGGTGAGAACAAGAGGTAATCCTGTTAAGGGAGACGCCTCTGCTGGAGGCTCGCAGCAGAACTTCGTGAGACAAACCACAAAGTATTGGGTCCATCCAGACAACATCACCgagttgaagttgatcaTCTTGAAGCACTTGCCCGTGTTGGTGTTCAATGCAGAAAAGGAGTTTGAGCCGGAGGACTCTGCTATCACCTCTATTTACTTCGACAACAAGGACATGGACTTGTACTATGGTCGGTTACGTAAAGATGAAGGTGCCGAAGCCATAAGATTGAGGTGGTACGGTGGCATGAAGAGCGACCAGATCTTCGTCGAAAGAAAGACCCACAGAGAGGACTGGACCGGCGAGAAGTCAGTCAAAGCTCGttttgctttgaaggagaagaacGTCAATGCTTTCCTTAGAGGTGAGTACACTGCCACCCAAGCATTcgagaagatgagaaaCGAAGGCAAAAAgtctcaaaaagagattgaCAACTTGGAGCAGTTGGCCAAGGAAGTCCAGTATTCTATTTTGAAACACAAGTACCGGCCTGTGATGCGCTCCTTTTACAACAGAACCGCTTTCCAGCTTCCTGGCGATGCTCGTGTGCGTATTTCTCTCGATACAGAGTTGTGCATGGTTCGTGAAGACAACTTTGATGGCTACGACAGAACCCACGGTAACTGGAGAAGGATGGATATCGGTGTGGATTGGCCCTTCTCTCAGCTTCCAGAAAGAGACATTTGCAGGTTCCCCTACGCTGTTTTGGAGGTGAAGTTGCAGACCCAGTTGGGCCAGGAGCCTCCTATTTGGGTCAGAGACTTAGTCGCCAGTCACTTGGTGGAAGCTGTGCCAAAATACTCCAAGTTCATCCATGGTGGAGCCACTCTCTTGACTGACAGAGTGAACTTGTTGCCTTTCTGGTGGCCCCAAATGGATGTGGATATTCGTAAGCCCAGAGTGCAACAGGGTTACGGTATTTCCAGACAGCAACAGAGACAAAAATCGTCATCGTCTGGCGGTGAGTTGGACGAAGAGGAAATGTTGCTGGAAGAGATCCACAGATACTCCTCAGTGCATTTCTCCAACGACACGAACCCATTGGAGGAAGACTTGGACGAGTTATCCCCATTGCTTTTGCCCGCTAGCTACTCCGGTAGAAGCAATTCTCCAGTTTCcaatttcttcagaaagctTTATGCCAAATTCTTGCATGTCTTCAACGATGATCGTACCTTCACCATCAAACCGGGTACTGACTTTGACATCAACTCGACGTTTGCTTCCAAATTAcccaagggcaagaagatCTGTGTGCCCATTAGAATCGAGCCAAAGGTTTACTTCGCTGCTGAGAGGACCTTCTTGTCGTGGTTATCTATTGGTATGATTCTTGGTGCTACTGCAACGACCTTGCTTAACTATGGTGACAAGTCGTCGCTAGTGGCTGCTGTTGGCTTTTTCATTACTGCCTTGTTTACCTTGTCGTACTCCATTTACAAGTATGTCGCTAGGACTTTGGCTatcagagagaagaagatcaccCAGTACGCCGACAAATTTGGACCAAACATGATCTGTTTATTCATTGCTGCAGCAACATTTTCCACCTTCCTTTTCAAGTTTACTGAAGCCTAA
- a CDS encoding aminophospholipid-translocating P4-type ATPase DNF3, translating into MPEDSTPHTRRKRGLSLRSQLLNKAVAASINPFWDSRRSSQIELDNLPSGSASSSSPDAGHLASTTYPEPNSEYLSPPSITVDRPQESAKREYPQYNQKMSRSTTRLTTISSANSSDVEGGSSYNRESRFARQKRFRNSWKGTFIKYKNRLLGRSQLGATEAGRIIPLCMRQEKANSIFGDEYYSKTHRSFIDERSGEPYISNTITSSKYNIYTFLPKQLRAQFSKLANCYFMVVAIMQMIPTWSTTGQFTTIIPLMIFMSISIAREGFDDWKRHTHDKEENSKVAHVVREDADLAQFDTHSIHTIMTETIPVGNNGPEDRSHNSSNGSLVDGTMNIFSNSLAMTRYNLRSDATAWKDIKVGDILQINENDWIPADVLLLSVDNDETEAFVETMALDGETNLKSKFAHPELSKLTHKPSDLKNVHCLVTTEDPNPDLYNFEGHFSSNGSNYALGLDNVLYRGSILRNTRSVLGLVVFTGEETKIRMNNLKNPRTKAPKLQRNINFIVLFMIFVVITLSAMSTMAQRLYLKNDLHKAWYLFDQDVGVAATLMGFIIMYNTLIPLSLYVTMEIIKVMQLLFLQYDIDMYDVKSNTPADAKTATILEELGQVSYVFSDKTGTLTDNEMLLRKFSVCGANWIHDSDQLDQDKEDSDFGYRHMAKVDAIRPSQQNKAQVQSRKSTTSVVRQSMDVKSINSTTTWRSTAQPEKEQNLASSLYLLKYIQSHPSTIFSRKATFFLLSIALCHTCQPRQTNKGGNSSTYTLADNSEEEEVNNLEEDAGITYQAASPDELALAEAARDLGFVIADKQNSVITIKTYPQGFDAHPRTDQYEILDVVEFNSVRKRMSVVVRFPDGRVGVICKGADNIILELLKNADLAKRKAREIFLSAADRKTQEAEIVLQNKVSAELENRKSLSSLRGSSIDPAERIGSIDNIVSRQESDISQIATKARQSLHMQQNKRYSLDEHNDADTTQNSHAFIPKDKLLVNEEFLIEKTLEHIDEFSTEGLRTLLYSFRWLSNAEYEDWAEEYREAKIALTDRAQKVQEVGAKIEHSFELLGATAIEDKLQDGVSEAIDKIRRAGIKMWMLTGDKRETAINIGYSCRLIKDYSTVVILSSDEGTEKLTQRINTASSEIKAGRIAHSVVVVDGATLSDIESDPTLFSIFIELCIQTDSAICCRASPSQKASMINSVRSLSKRDVTLAIGDGANDIAMIQSADIGVGITGKEGLQAARSADYAIAQFRFLLKLLLVNGRYNYIRTSKFVLTTFYKELLFYLTQCVYQRYTMFTGTSMYEKWSLSMFNTLFTSLPVLCVGMFDKDLEPSTLLAVPELYSTGRLYKAFNLKIFILWMVLATLQSVGVSFIAYFAWGFTATRDNTSLPLGTLVFWTLVIVINAKSQFFEQRNKQWLAFASFIISVGGYGLWNVLIMFLHRSNQPTIYFADYGLMEFGEDVSWWAALLILFTCLLFFDFILKLLKIMFSPSDVELFQIYEKDLELRRMFEERSFKELKQGWLLPREPSTTRIRIKQLLNKLFGSFSESFKTDIAVDETPGSAAQRKRAGTNPLESELPPSGEGIGYTGDYEPRYNDDDDSDYVVLPSGARVRKKKPGVLSQFANKFKRNKSSDEDEDVDDIIDNRLRELRES; encoded by the coding sequence ATGCCCGAGGATAGCACGCCTCACACACGCCGCAAGCGTGGGCTCTCGTTGCGCTCGCAGCTCCTCAACAAGGCTGTGGCGGCATCCATCAACCCGTTCTGGGATTCGAGGCGACTGTCCCAGATCGAGTTAGACAATTTGCCCAGCGGGCTGGCGTCGTCGCTGCTGCCTGACGCTGGCCACTTGGCCTCCACCACATACCCGGAGCCGAACTCGGAGTACCTTCTGCCCCCGCTGATCACCGTGGACAGACCGCAGGAGCTGGCGAAACGGGAGTATCCCCAGTATAACCAGAAGATGCTGCGTCTGACAACACGCCTCACGACAATTCTGAGCGCTAATAGCTCGGACGTGGAAGGAGGCAGCAGCTACAATAGAGAGAGCCGCTTTGCCAGGCAGAAGAGGTTCCGAAACTCGTGGAAGGgcaccttcatcaagtacaagaatAGGCTCCTAGGACGGTCCCAGTTGGGGGCTACTGAGGCTGGGAGGATCATCCCGCTCTGTATGCGACAGGAAAAGGCCAACTCCATCTTTGGCGACGAGTACTACTCAAAAACCCACCGCTCTTTTATTGATGAGCGCTCGGGCGAGCCCTATATCTCCAACACCATCACGTCTTCCAAGTATAACATCTACACATTCCTTCCGAAACAGCTACGTGCTCAGTTCTCCAAGCTAGCCAACTGCTACTTTATGGTGGTAGCCATCATGCAGATGATCCCAACGTGGTCTACCACGGGTCAGTTCACCACCATCATTCCCCTCATGATTTTCATGTCCATTTCTATAGCTCGTGAAGGCTTTGATGACTGGAAGCGTCACACTCacgacaaagaagaaaattcaaaagTTGCTCACGTTGTGCGTGAAGATGCAGACTTGGCCCAGTTTGATACCCACTCAATACATACCATCATGACAGAAACCATTCCCGTGGGGAACAATGGGCCCGAAGATCGTTCTCACAACTCGTCCAATGGGTCTTTGGTGGATGGAACCATGAACATCTTCTCAAATTCGCTAGCCATGACTCGCTACAACTTGCGTCTGGACGCCACAGCTTGGAAAGATATCAAGGTTGGGGATATCCTACAAATCAACGAGAACGACTGGATCCCTGCTGATGTGCTTCTATTGTCTGTTGATAATGACGAGACCGAGGCGTTTGTCGAAACCATGGCTCTTGATGGTGAGACAAACCTCAAATCAAAGTTCGCACACCCCGAACTTCTGAAACTCACGCATAAACCAAGCGATTTGAAAAATGTCCACTGTTTGGTCACCACAGAAGACCCCAATCCAGACTTGTACAATTTTGAGGGTCATTTCTCTCTGAATGGCTCCAACTACGCCCTTGGCCTCGACAATGTACTTTATAGAGGTAGCATTTTGCGGAACACCAGGTCGGTACTAGGACTTGTTGTTTTCACGGgtgaagaaacaaagattCGCATGAACAACCTAAAAAATCCTCGAACAAAAGCGCCAAAACTTCAGCGCAACATTAACTTCATTGTATTATTTATGATTTTCGTTGTCATTACTTTGTCGGCGATGTCGACAATGGCACAGCGTCTTTACCTTAAAAATGATCTTCACAAAGCATGGTATTTATTCGATCAGGATGTTGGTGTTGCAGCAACACTTATGGGATTCATCATCATGTATAACACATTGATACCGCTCTCCCTTTACGTGACAATGGAGATCATTAAAGTGATGCAACTTTTGTTTTTGCAGTACGACATTGACATGTACGATGTCAAATCGAATACCCCGGCAGATGCGAAGACAGCAacaattcttgaagagttggGTCAGGTCTCTTATGTTTTCTCAGATAAAACAGGAACCCTTACTGACAACGAAATGCTTCTAAGAAAGTTCAGCGTGTGTGGTGCTAACTGGATTCATGATAGCGATCAATTGGATCAAGACAAGGAAGACTCGGACTTTGGCTACCGTCATATGGCAAAAGTTGATGCAATTCGCCCCCTGCAGCAAAACAAAGCTCAAGTACAAAGCAGAAAGAGTACAACTTCTGTTGTGAGACAAAGCATGGATGTCAAATCTATTAACTCGACTACTACTTGGAGATCTACAGCTCAGCCTGAAAAAGAGCAGAACTTGGCAAGTTCATTGTATCTCTTGAAGTACATTCAGAGCCATCCGCTGACAATCTTCTCCAGAAAAGCtacattttttcttttgagtaTTGCCCTTTGTCATACATGTCAACCCAGACAGACGAATAAAGGTGGTAACAGCTCAACTTACACACTCGCTGACAACAgcgaagaggaggaagtcAACAATCTTGAGGAAGATGCAGGCATCACCTACCAAGCGGCTTCGCCTGATGAGCTCGCCCTAGCAGAAGCTGCCAGAGATCTCGGCTTTGTAATTGCGGATAAGCAGAACAGTGTCATCACCATAAAAACTTATCCTCAGGGTTTTGATGCACATCCAAGAACCGACCAATATGAGATACTAGATGTTGTCGAGTTCAATTCAGTCAGAAAGAGGATGTCCGTTGTCGTCAGGTTCCCAGATGGAAGAGTTGGTGTCATTTGCAAGGGTGCTGATAACATCATACTtgaattgttgaaaaacGCTGACCttgccaaaagaaaagcaagaGAGATATTTTTGTCGGCTGCTGATAGGAAAACCCAAGAAGCTGAGATCGTATTACAAAACAAGGTTTCAGCGGAATTGGAAAACAGGAAGTCGCTCTCATCCTTAAGAGGTCTGAGCATCGATCCTGCGGAAAGAATTGGATCCATTGATAACATCGTTTCCCGACAGGAGAGCGATATAAGTCAAATTGCTACAAAAGCTAGGCAGTCTCTTCATATGCAACAAAACAAACGTTACAGTTTAGATGAGCATAACGATGCCGATACCACCCAAAATTCGCATGCCTTTATACCAAAAGACAAGTTGCTTGTTAACGAGGAATTCTTGATTGAGAAGACATTGGAACACATTGACGAATTCTCTACCGAAGGCTTGCGTACATTGTTGTACTCATTCAGGTGGCTCAGCAATGCTGAGTATGAAGATTGGGCCGAAGAATACCGTGAAGCTAAAATTGCTCTTACTGACCGTGCTCAGAAAGTGCAAGAAGTAGGTGCTAAGATAGAGCATAgctttgagcttcttggtGCTACGGCTATCGAAGATAAATTGCAAGACGGTGTGAGTGAGGCCATAGACAAGATTCGCCGTGCAGGGATCAAGATGTGGATGCTCACAGGAGACAAGAGAGAAACAGCCATCAATATTGGCTACTCTTGCAGACTCATCAAAGATTATTCCACAGTTGTTATCTTGTCAAGTGATGAAGGCACAGAGAAGTTAACACAAAGAATCAACACTGCTAGTCTGGAGATAAAAGCCGGTCGTATCGCCCATTCTGTCGTTGTCGTCGACGGCGCCACATTAAGTGACATCGAAAGTGACCCTACTTTATTTTCCATTTTTATTGAACTTTGCATTCAAACTGACTCTGCGATTTGCTGCAGAGCTTCGCCATCCCAGAAAGCAAGTATGATCAATTCAGTTCGATCATTGAGCAAACGGGACGTGACACTTGCCATTGGCGATGGTGCCAATGACATTGCCATGATCCAAAGTGCCGACATTGGTGTTGGTATCACTGGTAAAGAAGGTCTCCAAGCGGCTCGTTCGGCTGACTATGCAATTGCGCAATTTCGcttcttgctcaaattATTGCTTGTCAACGGTCGTTACAATTATATCAGAACGTCCAAGTTTGTGCTCACCACGTTTTATAAAGAGCTTCTATTCTACTTGACACAATGTGTCTATCAGAGATACACAATGTTTACAGGTACATCTATGTATGAGAAATGGTCTTTGTCGATGTTCAACACCCTTTTCACGTCCTTGCCTGTCCTTTGTGTTGGAATGTTTGACAAAGATTTAGAGCCCTCAACACTTTTAGCTGTTCCCGAGCTTTACAGCACAGGACGGCTTTATAAAGCATTCAACCTAAAGATCTTCATTTTGTGGATGGTGTTGGCTACATTGCAGAGCGTGGGGGTTTCTTTCATTGCTTATTTTGCATGGGGATTCACAGCCACAAGAGACAATACCTCATTGCCGTTGGGAACATTGGTCTTTTGGACCCTTGTCATCGTCATAAATGCCAAATCGCAGTTTTTTGAACAGCGTAATAAGCAGTGGTTGGCATTTGCATCTTTTATTATCTCAGTGGGTGGTTATGGGCTTTGGAACGTGTTGATCATGTTCCTTCATAGGAGCAATCAGCCAACCATTTACTTTGCTGATTATGGTTTGATGGAGTTTGGAGAAGACGTCTCATGGTGGGCGGCTTTGTTGATTCTATTCACCTgcttgcttttcttcgacttcattctcaagttgttgaagatcatGTTTTCACCAAGCGATGTCGAGCTCTTCCAGATATACGAGAAGGACCTTGAGCTCAGAAGAATGTTCGAAGAACGATCGTTCAAAGAATTAAAGCAGGGCTGGTTACTTCCCAGGGAAccctcaacaacaagaattCGCATCAAGCAACTCTTGAACAAACTCTTTGGATCATTCTCTGAAAGCTTCAAAACTGACATTGCCGTGGACGAAACTCCAGGTTCTGCTGCTCAAAGAAAACGTGCCGGGACCAACCCCCTTGAGTCTGAACTCCCACCAAGCGGTGAAGGTATTGGATACACAGGTGATTACGAACCACGCTACaacgatgacgacgacaGTGATTACGTTGTCCTACCAAGTGGTGCTCGTgtgaggaagaaaaagccagGCGTTTTATCGCAGTTCgccaacaagttcaaaagGAACAAATCATCcgacgaagatgaggatgTTGACGATATCATTGATAACAGATTGAGAGAACTTCGTGAATCATAG